One window of Cohnella hashimotonis genomic DNA carries:
- a CDS encoding class II aldolase/adducin family protein codes for MSATDIRNELCKYARKTVSNKLVVGPGGNLSARHEGKMYLSPSGFALDEIAPEQWVEVDIESGDIADIGLRPSSEVLMHLYAYRANPSIGAIVHTHPPYCIAFTLVEQELPVMFPDQAALVGTTTYVPYVLPTTDRLADAVVAKVNDYSTILLGNHGLVTTGRNLREAYYRTEVVEESAKIWLIASAIKTPKALTDEEYKEIASLESEAYRIELLQKMK; via the coding sequence ATGAGCGCCACTGATATTCGCAATGAGCTGTGCAAGTACGCGCGCAAGACGGTGTCGAACAAACTGGTCGTCGGGCCCGGCGGCAACTTGAGCGCCCGGCACGAGGGCAAAATGTATCTTTCTCCGAGCGGCTTCGCGCTGGACGAGATCGCGCCCGAGCAGTGGGTCGAGGTGGACATCGAGAGCGGCGACATCGCCGACATCGGCCTGCGTCCGTCGTCCGAGGTGCTGATGCACCTGTATGCCTACAGAGCCAACCCGTCCATCGGGGCGATCGTCCACACGCATCCGCCGTACTGCATCGCCTTCACGCTGGTCGAACAGGAGCTGCCCGTCATGTTCCCCGACCAGGCCGCGCTCGTAGGAACGACGACCTACGTTCCTTACGTGTTGCCGACCACCGACCGCCTGGCCGACGCGGTTGTCGCCAAAGTCAACGACTACAGCACCATTCTGCTCGGCAATCACGGTCTGGTCACAACGGGGCGCAATCTTCGCGAAGCCTACTACCGTACCGAGGTCGTCGAGGAGAGCGCCAAGATCTGGCTGATCGCGAGCGCCATCAAGACGCCCAAGGCGTTGACGGACGAAGAGTACAAGGAAATCGCGTCGCTGGAGAGCGAGGCTTATCGGATCGAGCTGCTGCAAAAAATGAAATAA
- a CDS encoding rhamnulokinase — translation MSEKTAASGGSLRVTALAFDMGASSGRAYAGELGRDASGIRTLQVAEMHRFDNEAVRVGKHLHWDILRLLQEIKRGIRKTFQAGYEPRTLGIDTWGVDFGLIDEGGELLGNPYHYRDAQTEGLIEMLSERFGAQALFASSGLQFMPFNTVYQLYAMSRTGSVKLAAARTLLLTPDLLTYLLTGVPACEFTMATTTQLFDPRTRSWNKELMRELGIPETLFLEPVAPGTRIGKLSDEVQEELRIPPVEAVAVGSHDTASAIAAVPAGDEPFAYLVCGTWSLLGTELAEPVLKPETLEMSFSNEGGVGGTYQLLKNIMGLWILQECKREWDENGTPVGYPQLALLAESAEPLRSLIDPDDARFYGPSDMTSKIRAYCRETGQPEPRDQGEFARCILESLALRYRQALEQAESLTGRTFAGLHMVGGGIQNKLLCRLSASAIGRPVIAGPAEASAIGNLLLQFVAQGEIADLAEARRLVSASFPVDTYEPEPADKASWEAAYARFLALRPGP, via the coding sequence ATGAGCGAGAAAACGGCTGCAAGCGGCGGATCGCTGCGGGTAACCGCGCTGGCGTTCGACATGGGGGCGAGCTCCGGACGCGCCTATGCGGGAGAGCTTGGCAGGGACGCAAGCGGCATTCGCACGCTTCAGGTGGCGGAGATGCACCGCTTCGACAATGAGGCCGTGCGCGTCGGCAAGCATTTGCATTGGGACATCCTGCGCCTGCTGCAGGAGATCAAGCGGGGCATCCGCAAGACGTTCCAGGCCGGCTACGAGCCGAGGACGCTCGGCATCGATACGTGGGGCGTCGACTTCGGTCTGATCGACGAAGGCGGCGAGCTGCTCGGCAATCCGTATCATTATCGCGATGCGCAGACGGAAGGGTTGATCGAGATGCTGAGCGAACGGTTCGGCGCACAGGCACTATTCGCGTCGAGCGGTCTGCAATTTATGCCTTTCAATACCGTTTACCAGCTATACGCCATGAGCCGGACCGGATCGGTGAAGCTTGCCGCGGCCAGGACGCTGCTGCTGACGCCGGATCTGCTGACCTATCTGCTGACCGGCGTGCCGGCCTGCGAGTTCACGATGGCGACGACGACGCAGCTGTTCGATCCGCGTACGCGCAGCTGGAACAAGGAGCTGATGCGAGAGCTCGGCATCCCGGAGACGCTGTTTCTCGAGCCCGTCGCGCCCGGCACCCGAATCGGCAAACTGTCGGACGAGGTGCAGGAAGAGTTGCGGATTCCACCGGTCGAGGCGGTGGCCGTAGGTTCGCACGATACGGCGTCCGCGATCGCGGCCGTACCGGCGGGAGACGAACCGTTCGCTTACCTCGTCTGCGGCACCTGGTCGCTGCTCGGTACGGAGCTGGCGGAGCCGGTGCTGAAGCCCGAGACGCTGGAAATGTCTTTTTCCAACGAAGGCGGCGTCGGCGGCACGTATCAGCTGCTTAAAAACATTATGGGCTTGTGGATTTTGCAAGAATGCAAACGGGAGTGGGACGAAAACGGCACGCCCGTAGGCTATCCGCAGCTCGCCTTGCTTGCGGAGTCGGCCGAGCCGCTGCGCAGCTTGATCGATCCGGACGACGCGCGGTTTTACGGACCGTCCGATATGACTTCCAAAATCCGTGCCTACTGCCGCGAGACCGGCCAGCCGGAGCCGCGGGACCAGGGCGAATTCGCCCGGTGCATCCTCGAGAGCCTGGCGCTGCGTTACAGGCAGGCCCTCGAGCAGGCGGAGTCGCTCACCGGCCGCACCTTCGCCGGGCTCCATATGGTAGGCGGCGGCATTCAGAACAAGCTTCTCTGTCGGCTCTCCGCAAGCGCCATCGGCCGTCCGGTTATCGCGGGACCCGCGGAGGCAAGCGCGATCGGCAATTTGCTCCTGCAGTTCGTCGCGCAAGGCGAAATCGCCGATCTTGCTGAAGCCAGGCGTCTCGTATCGGCATCTTTTCCGGTCGATACGTACGAACCCGAGCCAGCGGACAAGGCGTCATGGGAAGCTGCCTACGCCCGTTTTCTCGCGCTGCGTCCCGGCCCATGA
- a CDS encoding LacI family DNA-binding transcriptional regulator — MVTIYDIAEKAGVSAMTVSRVINNAGRISEKTRTKVKRVMDELGYVPNQMARSLVLQETRLLFLMITDITNPFYTTLARGAEDAAKKHGYRLLFGNTDEDLEKENDYIDAVLKTRADGVLLAPAGDASLPHLEMLRRHRVPFVLLDREVPGMDSDVVLGDSKEGARQLVKQLVGGGHRRIALINGSRTISSARERLEGYREALKLNDLTYDEALVLETSFGPRSDLTVIEAWLDRMRPLPTAFVAGNNVLAVELMRALRSRGLRVPEDASLVCFDELASYAEMDPFLTVISQQAYQFGYLGMQMLLDRIQSRDEQAPGWRKIVLPAELIVRRSVRQL; from the coding sequence ATGGTCACCATCTACGATATCGCGGAAAAAGCCGGCGTCTCGGCAATGACGGTGTCTCGAGTTATCAATAACGCAGGACGTATCAGTGAGAAAACGCGGACAAAAGTGAAGCGCGTCATGGACGAGCTCGGCTACGTCCCGAACCAGATGGCGCGCAGTCTCGTGCTTCAGGAGACGCGGCTGCTATTTCTCATGATCACCGATATTACGAATCCTTTTTACACGACGCTTGCGCGCGGTGCCGAGGATGCGGCTAAAAAGCACGGCTACCGGCTGCTGTTCGGCAATACGGACGAGGACCTGGAGAAGGAAAACGACTATATCGACGCCGTCCTGAAGACAAGGGCCGACGGCGTGCTGCTGGCCCCTGCCGGGGACGCATCTCTCCCGCATCTGGAGATGCTGAGGCGACACCGCGTGCCGTTCGTATTGCTCGACCGCGAAGTGCCGGGCATGGACAGCGACGTGGTGCTCGGCGACAGCAAGGAAGGCGCGCGCCAGCTGGTCAAGCAGCTCGTCGGCGGCGGCCATCGCCGGATCGCGCTCATCAACGGCTCGCGCACGATCTCAAGCGCCCGGGAGCGGCTCGAGGGCTATCGCGAAGCGCTTAAGCTCAACGACCTCACGTATGACGAAGCACTCGTGCTGGAGACGAGCTTCGGGCCGCGCAGCGACCTGACGGTCATCGAGGCGTGGCTGGACCGCATGCGGCCCCTCCCTACCGCGTTTGTCGCCGGCAACAACGTGCTGGCCGTCGAGCTGATGCGCGCGCTACGGTCCCGCGGGCTGCGCGTGCCCGAGGATGCGTCGCTGGTCTGCTTCGACGAGCTGGCCTCTTATGCCGAGATGGACCCGTTTCTGACGGTGATCTCGCAGCAGGCCTATCAATTCGGGTATCTCGGCATGCAAATGCTGCTCGACCGGATCCAGTCGCGCGACGAGCAGGCCCCGGGCTGGCGCAAGATCGTGCTGCCAGCGGAGCTGATCGTGAGGCGCTCGGTGCGCCAACTATGA
- a CDS encoding metallophosphoesterase: MRRGGLRAVVSFTLIIAAYLGLNFFIGWNAQTWLNSWLPGFPVWALWTLLALAALGYLIGRFRFLPKPAGRGLKVFGAYYIGLFEYAVLVLPFADLAVWLFWAGGSDYKNTVETIGVIVSVLLLLLFAWGTWNAWTPIVRKYELSVAKDAGGRRRLDIVLVSDLHLGNIVGNRHLDRLLPRVEQLKPDLILLAGDVLDDVIEPFVRNRMSERLGRLSAPLGVYAVLGNHEYYGRHIDEYVGRMAALGIPVLRDERSTPDGVIHVVGRKDKTAESMDPEGRKPVAELLQGLDPKLPIVLMDHQPYGYAAAAEAGVDILVSGHTHRGQFAPNHWVTRRLFELDWGYLRKGKMHAVVSSGFGTWGPPVRLASRSEIVHLSVTFSGGA, from the coding sequence ATGAGAAGAGGAGGCCTTAGAGCTGTCGTTTCATTTACGCTGATTATCGCCGCATACCTCGGACTGAACTTTTTTATCGGCTGGAACGCGCAAACTTGGCTGAACAGCTGGCTGCCCGGGTTTCCCGTTTGGGCGCTTTGGACGCTGCTCGCCCTGGCCGCGCTGGGCTATCTGATCGGGCGTTTTCGTTTTCTGCCCAAGCCGGCGGGCCGCGGGCTCAAAGTGTTCGGCGCATATTATATCGGATTGTTCGAGTACGCCGTCCTGGTGCTGCCGTTCGCGGATCTGGCGGTTTGGCTGTTCTGGGCGGGGGGATCGGATTATAAGAATACGGTAGAAACGATCGGCGTCATCGTCTCCGTACTGCTCCTGCTATTGTTCGCCTGGGGAACCTGGAACGCCTGGACGCCGATCGTACGCAAATACGAGCTGAGCGTGGCGAAGGACGCCGGAGGCCGGAGAAGATTGGATATCGTGCTCGTGAGCGACCTGCATCTGGGCAACATCGTCGGCAACCGGCATTTGGACCGACTGCTTCCGCGGGTCGAACAGTTGAAGCCCGACCTGATCCTGCTTGCCGGCGACGTGCTCGACGACGTCATCGAGCCGTTCGTTCGCAACCGGATGTCCGAGCGTCTCGGCCGGCTCTCCGCGCCGCTCGGCGTATATGCCGTGCTCGGCAATCACGAATATTACGGGCGGCACATCGACGAGTACGTCGGTCGCATGGCGGCGCTCGGCATCCCTGTGCTTCGCGACGAGCGGTCGACGCCGGATGGTGTCATCCATGTCGTAGGGCGCAAGGACAAGACGGCGGAGTCGATGGATCCGGAGGGCCGCAAGCCGGTGGCGGAGCTGCTTCAAGGCCTCGACCCGAAGCTGCCGATCGTCCTTATGGACCATCAACCTTACGGATATGCGGCTGCAGCGGAAGCTGGCGTAGATATTCTCGTTTCCGGCCACACGCACCGAGGACAATTCGCGCCGAACCACTGGGTCACGCGCCGTCTGTTCGAGCTCGATTGGGGCTATTTGCGAAAAGGAAAGATGCATGCCGTCGTCTCGTCCGGCTTCGGTACCTGGGGACCGCCGGTCCGGCTCGCAAGCCGCAGCGAGATCGTGCATTTGTCCGTTACCTTCAGCGGAGGAGCATGA
- a CDS encoding L-fucose isomerase translates to MTDHAYRFRSGFPKIGIRPTIDGRRKGVRESLEDQTMNMAKAVAELLSSSLRYPNGEPVECVISDTCIGGVAEAAASADKFAKAGVGVSLTVTPCWCYGTETMDMDPTLPKAVWGFNGTERPGAVYLAAVLSGYAQKGLPAFGIYGEQVQDSGDTNVPEDVREKLIGFARAGLAVAIMRGKSYLSMGSVSMGIAGSIVNDGLLQEYLGMRTEYVDMSEFVRRIEEEIYDPAEFEKALAWVKENCKEGPDNNPERLQKSRADKDKDWETVVKMTQIARDLMIGNPRLAELGFGEEAMGHNAIVSGFQGQRAWTDHFPNGDFLETILNSSFDWNGIRSPYIVATENDSLNGIPMLMGYLLSNTAQIFADVRTYWGPDSVERVTGHKLSGAAAGGLLHLINSGSATMDGTGEQSIDGKPAMKPFWDISAEEAQKCLDATSWRPASAEYFRGGGYSSDFLTQGGMPMTMSRLNYVKGIGPTLQIAEGYSVELPPEVHDALDKRTDPTWPTTWFAPIVTGKGAFRTVYDVMDNWGANHGSISFGHIGADLITLASMLRIPVSMHNVAEERVFRPRAWGLFGTDGIEGADFRACANFGPLYK, encoded by the coding sequence ATGACTGATCATGCTTACAGGTTCCGGAGCGGATTTCCCAAGATCGGCATCCGTCCGACGATCGACGGCCGCCGCAAGGGCGTGCGCGAATCGCTCGAAGACCAGACGATGAATATGGCCAAGGCCGTGGCGGAGCTGCTCAGCAGCAGTCTGCGGTACCCGAACGGCGAGCCGGTCGAGTGCGTGATCTCCGACACTTGTATCGGCGGCGTTGCCGAAGCGGCCGCATCGGCGGACAAGTTCGCCAAGGCCGGCGTGGGCGTATCTCTCACCGTCACGCCTTGCTGGTGCTACGGCACCGAGACGATGGACATGGACCCGACGCTGCCGAAGGCGGTATGGGGCTTCAACGGAACGGAGCGTCCGGGCGCCGTTTATCTGGCCGCCGTATTGTCCGGCTATGCGCAAAAGGGACTGCCGGCGTTCGGCATTTATGGCGAACAGGTACAAGATTCCGGCGACACAAACGTGCCGGAGGACGTTCGCGAGAAGCTGATCGGTTTTGCGCGCGCGGGACTTGCGGTTGCGATCATGCGCGGCAAATCGTACTTGTCGATGGGCTCTGTGTCCATGGGCATCGCGGGCTCGATCGTCAACGATGGACTGCTTCAGGAGTATCTCGGCATGCGCACGGAGTACGTCGATATGTCCGAGTTCGTGCGCCGCATTGAAGAAGAGATCTACGATCCGGCCGAGTTCGAGAAAGCGCTCGCTTGGGTGAAGGAGAACTGCAAGGAGGGTCCGGACAACAATCCGGAGCGCCTGCAGAAGAGCCGCGCGGACAAGGATAAGGATTGGGAGACTGTCGTCAAGATGACGCAGATCGCCCGCGACCTGATGATCGGCAATCCGCGCCTCGCCGAGCTCGGCTTCGGCGAAGAAGCGATGGGCCACAACGCGATCGTTTCCGGCTTCCAAGGGCAGCGCGCGTGGACCGATCATTTCCCGAACGGAGACTTTTTGGAGACGATTCTGAACTCCTCGTTCGACTGGAACGGCATCCGTTCGCCTTATATCGTAGCGACGGAGAACGACAGCTTGAACGGCATTCCGATGCTGATGGGCTATCTGCTCAGCAACACCGCGCAAATTTTCGCCGACGTGCGGACGTATTGGGGACCCGATTCGGTGGAGAGAGTTACCGGTCACAAATTGTCTGGCGCGGCCGCGGGCGGACTGCTGCATCTGATCAACTCCGGATCCGCAACGATGGACGGCACGGGGGAACAATCGATCGACGGCAAGCCTGCGATGAAGCCGTTCTGGGACATCTCCGCCGAGGAAGCGCAAAAATGTCTCGACGCGACGAGCTGGCGCCCGGCGTCCGCGGAATACTTCCGTGGGGGCGGCTATTCGTCCGACTTCCTGACGCAAGGCGGCATGCCGATGACGATGTCCCGCCTGAATTACGTCAAGGGCATCGGCCCGACGCTGCAGATCGCCGAAGGCTATTCGGTCGAGCTGCCGCCGGAAGTGCATGACGCGCTCGACAAGCGTACCGACCCGACCTGGCCGACGACCTGGTTCGCGCCGATCGTGACGGGCAAGGGCGCGTTCCGTACCGTTTACGACGTCATGGACAACTGGGGCGCGAACCACGGCTCGATCAGCTTCGGCCATATCGGCGCAGACCTGATCACGCTCGCTTCGATGCTTCGCATTCCGGTCAGCATGCACAACGTCGCCGAGGAGCGCGTCTTCCGTCCCCGCGCATGGGGCCTGTTCGGCACAGATGGCATCGAAGGCGCAGACTTCAGAGCTTGCGCGAACTTCGGTCCGCTGTACAAATAA
- a CDS encoding response regulator transcription factor has protein sequence MARILIVDDDPHIRELLAHFLSAEGFEIQEATDGQEALALLADSPFDLVVLDIMMPNMDGWELCRELRTHYELPVLMLTAMGETAQKVKGFQLGTDDYMVKPFEPAELVVRVKALMRRYKIAVSHQTQIGRVLMNRQTFELELDGHPLTLPLKEFELLFKLASHPGQTFSRDQLIEQIWGFDYEGDERTVDVHIKRLRERFPDDCGFRITTIRGLGYRLEVLA, from the coding sequence ATGGCGCGCATTCTTATTGTAGACGATGATCCGCATATCCGCGAACTGCTGGCTCACTTCCTGTCGGCCGAGGGCTTCGAGATCCAGGAAGCGACGGACGGACAAGAAGCGCTGGCCCTGCTTGCCGACTCGCCGTTCGATCTGGTCGTGCTGGACATTATGATGCCGAACATGGACGGCTGGGAGCTGTGCCGCGAGCTGCGGACGCACTACGAGCTGCCCGTGCTCATGCTCACCGCGATGGGCGAGACCGCGCAGAAGGTCAAGGGCTTCCAGCTCGGCACGGACGACTACATGGTCAAGCCGTTCGAGCCTGCGGAGCTGGTCGTCCGCGTCAAGGCGCTCATGCGCAGATACAAAATCGCCGTATCCCACCAGACGCAGATCGGCCGCGTGCTGATGAACCGCCAGACGTTCGAGCTGGAGCTGGACGGCCATCCGCTCACGCTGCCGCTCAAGGAATTCGAGCTGCTGTTCAAGCTGGCGAGCCATCCCGGCCAGACCTTCTCCCGCGATCAGCTCATCGAGCAGATCTGGGGCTTCGACTATGAAGGCGACGAACGTACGGTAGACGTGCACATCAAGCGTCTGCGAGAGAGGTTCCCCGACGATTGCGGCTTCCGGATCACGACGATCCGGGGACTCGGGTACCGGCTGGAGGTGCTCGCTTGA
- a CDS encoding zinc ribbon domain-containing protein, whose amino-acid sequence MECPYCQAEIELAAGRCPSCKRKLYEVTEADFEEAAPDRAAPEGDESADSSDNGAPAGMSEVAAMLEDRFVCRRCGNNGGVAKQVAMTGTGLSKLWDIQHHHYLFVSCERCGAVEIYDPEMLLGRKPGSLGTALDLLFGR is encoded by the coding sequence ATGGAGTGTCCGTATTGTCAGGCCGAGATCGAGCTTGCCGCAGGGAGATGCCCGAGCTGCAAGCGCAAGCTGTACGAGGTGACCGAGGCGGATTTTGAAGAAGCGGCGCCTGATCGCGCAGCACCGGAAGGCGATGAATCTGCTGATTCTTCGGACAACGGAGCGCCTGCGGGGATGAGCGAGGTCGCGGCGATGCTCGAAGACCGCTTCGTCTGTCGCAGGTGCGGCAATAACGGAGGGGTAGCCAAGCAGGTGGCGATGACCGGCACGGGACTCAGCAAGCTATGGGACATTCAGCATCATCACTACCTGTTTGTCTCCTGCGAGCGTTGCGGCGCGGTCGAGATTTACGATCCGGAAATGCTGCTCGGCCGCAAACCGGGCAGTCTCGGGACCGCGCTCGATTTGCTTTTCGGCCGCTAA
- a CDS encoding methyl-accepting chemotaxis protein — MKWTVGKKMVGAFSAILVALVALGFISLANMSKMNAQAQEIGNDWLSGVETMSNIKIDLQEITNLYYQSLIATDAAVKKKATEQMAALFPEIETSVNGYKSSVANEEDKQLYEALKLDWETFKSSYTASTQNAGDKGSSSKASEAFNTLDQDVDKLIDFNHEGAEKSVKDNDNLFHSSASLVFYIGIAIVLLAVALSWLLIRNITVPLKQSTDALSRVAAGDLQISVFESKRTDEFGTLLTRLNDTVAKLRSSVRQMQDSASVLATSSIQLSGGSEQNKGASVQIAESVSLIASNSESQAKSAAECDRVMEEMAEGVGRIAETTSEVAELSAGAAAAATTGTDRIVNVTERMASLEKTVGLAGKQITSLVAKSHQIGEVTGIIGEIASRTNLLALNAAIEAARAGEHGAGFAVVAGEVRKLANQTNESVGNVYTLITEVREQVESMSALMSASIEEVNAGSTAVNEAAAAFKQIASASFEVSSRVQEAAAAAEQLAASSEEVSASVSNIGHMASMTASMTQEAAASAEEQLAFSEELASSSRTLSGVAAELKQGVSAFKL, encoded by the coding sequence ATGAAATGGACGGTCGGCAAAAAGATGGTAGGGGCGTTTAGTGCCATACTCGTCGCGCTCGTGGCGCTGGGCTTTATTAGCCTGGCCAATATGAGCAAGATGAACGCGCAAGCCCAAGAGATCGGAAACGACTGGTTAAGCGGTGTAGAAACGATGAGCAACATTAAAATCGATCTGCAAGAGATTACAAATCTGTATTACCAGTCGCTAATCGCCACCGACGCAGCCGTCAAAAAGAAAGCGACGGAACAGATGGCTGCATTGTTCCCGGAAATCGAGACCAGTGTGAACGGCTATAAAAGCTCAGTAGCGAACGAAGAAGACAAGCAGCTGTACGAGGCGCTCAAGCTCGATTGGGAAACGTTCAAGAGCAGCTACACGGCTTCGACGCAGAATGCCGGCGACAAGGGGAGCTCAAGCAAAGCCTCCGAAGCCTTCAACACGCTCGATCAGGACGTGGACAAGCTGATTGATTTCAATCACGAAGGCGCCGAGAAGAGCGTGAAGGACAACGACAACCTGTTCCACAGCAGCGCATCGCTTGTCTTCTATATCGGGATCGCCATCGTGCTGCTTGCCGTCGCGCTCTCCTGGCTGCTGATCCGCAACATTACGGTGCCGCTGAAGCAGTCGACGGACGCCCTGAGCCGCGTGGCCGCGGGCGATCTCCAGATCTCCGTCTTCGAGTCGAAACGAACCGACGAGTTCGGCACGCTGCTGACGAGGCTGAACGATACGGTCGCCAAGCTGCGCAGCTCCGTCCGTCAAATGCAGGATAGCGCTTCGGTGCTCGCCACGTCTTCGATTCAGTTGTCAGGCGGATCGGAGCAGAACAAAGGTGCCTCGGTCCAAATCGCAGAGTCCGTCTCCCTGATCGCTTCCAATTCGGAAAGCCAGGCGAAGTCGGCGGCCGAATGCGACAGAGTCATGGAGGAAATGGCGGAGGGCGTGGGCAGAATCGCGGAAACGACCTCCGAGGTTGCGGAGTTGTCCGCGGGAGCGGCAGCGGCTGCCACGACGGGGACGGATCGGATCGTCAACGTCACGGAGCGCATGGCATCGCTCGAGAAGACCGTCGGACTTGCGGGCAAGCAAATTACGAGCCTGGTCGCGAAGTCTCACCAGATCGGCGAGGTTACCGGAATTATCGGCGAGATCGCATCGCGAACCAACCTGCTCGCACTGAACGCAGCGATCGAAGCGGCGAGAGCCGGCGAGCACGGCGCAGGCTTTGCGGTCGTCGCGGGCGAGGTGCGCAAGCTTGCGAACCAGACCAACGAATCCGTCGGCAACGTGTACACGCTTATCACCGAGGTACGCGAGCAGGTCGAATCGATGTCCGCGCTGATGAGCGCGAGCATCGAAGAGGTAAATGCCGGCAGCACGGCCGTGAACGAAGCGGCAGCCGCCTTCAAGCAGATCGCAAGCGCGTCGTTCGAGGTGTCATCCCGCGTGCAGGAGGCGGCAGCGGCCGCCGAGCAGCTGGCGGCGAGCTCGGAGGAGGTATCCGCGTCGGTGTCCAACATCGGGCATATGGCGTCCATGACCGCATCGATGACGCAGGAGGCTGCGGCTTCGGCGGAGGAGCAGCTCGCATTCAGCGAGGAGCTGGCGTCCTCGTCGCGTACGCTGTCCGGCGTCGCGGCGGAGCTCAAGCAGGGCGTTAGCGCGTTCAAGCTATAA
- a CDS encoding AAA family ATPase, protein MVAQDEAQHRAGPLIVWINGAFGAGKTTAAYELHRRLPGSLVFDPEEAGFYIRARLPKHLHGDDFQDYPMWRSINREMLAYLAENHPGPIIVPMTVVSERYMDELVGALRSSGVRVDHYALTASRQTLLRRLRSRWESERSWAAQQIDRCLAGLAGETFDVHIQTDGMNASEVVARIAELSGLALTPDRRGPLKRGWDRLRTKAGHIRFGR, encoded by the coding sequence ATGGTGGCGCAAGACGAGGCGCAGCACAGGGCAGGGCCGTTGATTGTCTGGATCAACGGCGCCTTCGGAGCAGGCAAGACGACGGCGGCGTACGAACTGCACCGGAGGCTGCCCGGCTCGCTTGTCTTCGATCCGGAGGAGGCCGGCTTTTACATCCGCGCGAGGCTGCCGAAGCATCTTCATGGCGACGACTTCCAGGACTACCCGATGTGGCGGTCGATCAATCGCGAGATGCTGGCCTATCTGGCAGAGAACCATCCGGGGCCGATCATCGTGCCGATGACGGTCGTCAGCGAGCGCTACATGGACGAGCTGGTCGGCGCGCTGCGCAGCTCGGGCGTCAGGGTCGACCATTACGCACTGACCGCATCGCGACAGACGCTGCTGCGTCGGCTTCGAAGCAGGTGGGAGAGCGAGCGGTCCTGGGCGGCACAGCAGATTGACCGATGTCTGGCTGGTTTAGCAGGCGAGACATTCGACGTCCATATCCAGACGGACGGCATGAACGCAAGCGAGGTCGTCGCCCGCATCGCCGAGCTGTCCGGACTCGCGCTGACGCCGGATCGCCGCGGTCCGCTGAAGCGGGGCTGGGACCGATTGCGGACGAAGGCGGGGCATATTCGATTTGGGCGGTAG
- a CDS encoding sensor histidine kinase, whose product MNRGLSRMSRLWRHFTQTHKEYRALQKQFEARMREQRRSEALAAGGTRAWFERLPAPLHFLTGVSIFLSCYSILWTAAHFLLRAAGRLVTIPGTLREYLTLIFTFFLFGLSVVAIRYLFRPEARAMQLVNTLTDAMSRMGKGDFNVNLEVNPRYAGQYYEIVKNFKQMAADLGQIEDMRQQFVANVSHEIQSPLTSIKGFAQALKSDRLSETQRKHYLDIIEAESERLSRLSDNLLKLTTLESKRPPYQPRLYRLDKQLRQVVLAGEPQWQSKRLELDIRLAECELEADEELLRQVWVNLLHNAIKFTPEGGTLGISLSVTGDSVAVHVEDTGPGVPAEHLPRLFERFYKADKSRNRAAGGSGLGLSIVQKIVHMHHGEVSIANRLVAGTRVTVELPLTQSGSHS is encoded by the coding sequence TTGAATCGGGGCTTATCGAGAATGTCCCGGCTATGGCGCCATTTCACGCAGACTCATAAGGAATATCGCGCACTGCAAAAGCAATTCGAGGCGCGCATGCGCGAACAGCGTAGAAGCGAAGCGCTTGCGGCCGGCGGGACGCGGGCATGGTTCGAGCGGCTGCCAGCTCCCTTGCATTTCTTGACCGGCGTTTCCATTTTCCTATCTTGCTATTCCATCCTCTGGACGGCCGCCCACTTTTTGCTTCGTGCCGCAGGCCGGCTGGTTACGATACCAGGCACGCTGCGCGAATATTTGACGCTGATTTTCACGTTTTTCCTGTTTGGCCTGTCCGTCGTGGCGATCCGATACCTCTTCCGCCCCGAGGCGAGGGCCATGCAGCTCGTAAACACGCTGACCGACGCCATGTCCCGCATGGGCAAAGGCGACTTTAACGTCAATCTGGAGGTCAATCCGAGATACGCGGGACAATATTACGAGATCGTCAAAAACTTCAAGCAGATGGCAGCCGACCTTGGGCAAATCGAAGATATGCGGCAGCAGTTCGTAGCCAACGTCTCGCACGAGATTCAATCGCCGCTCACGTCGATCAAAGGCTTTGCGCAGGCGCTTAAATCGGATCGCCTTTCCGAGACGCAGCGCAAGCATTACTTGGATATCATCGAGGCAGAGAGCGAGCGCCTGTCCAGGCTCAGCGACAACCTGCTCAAGCTTACGACGCTCGAGTCCAAGCGACCGCCCTACCAGCCGCGCCTGTACAGACTCGACAAGCAGCTGCGGCAGGTCGTCCTCGCCGGAGAGCCCCAGTGGCAGTCCAAACGTCTGGAGCTCGACATTCGGCTCGCCGAGTGCGAATTGGAAGCCGATGAAGAGCTGCTTCGCCAGGTGTGGGTGAACCTGCTGCACAACGCGATCAAGTTTACGCCCGAAGGCGGCACGCTTGGCATCTCTTTGTCCGTCACCGGCGACAGCGTTGCCGTGCATGTCGAAGATACCGGTCCCGGCGTTCCGGCCGAGCATCTCCCTCGATTGTTCGAACGGTTTTACAAAGCGGATAAATCGCGCAATCGCGCAGCCGGGGGTAGCGGTTTGGGCCTCTCCATCGTGCAGAAGATCGTGCATATGCATCACGGCGAAGTATCCATCGCGAACCGGCTTGTCGCCGGCACGCGCGTTACGGTCGAGCTCCCGCTCACGCAAAGCGGATCGCATTCGTGA